AACCACAAGCATTCTAAGCTGCATAGGTGCTGCTGGGGACGAGCTGCAGCTCCATTGTATAAGGTCTGACCAATCGCTGAAAGCAGGGACAGCACATTGGAGTCTCCGGCGAATCTCTGACCATAGCGTCAAGGCGAAGGAACAAGATAGCATTAGGTGATCCCTTGATTCTGGGTTGGTGGAGCAGATGCAACAAGCTGTAGGTACCTGCATTCCCCATGAAGATAGCCTGTCAGCGGGTTGGTAACCCCTTGGTCTTAAGCACTCCCATGTTTTGGAAGATGAGTAGGAATCACTGGTAAGCACTCGTAGTGTTTTTGCATGAACGAAGGACAATATGAACTTTTTGTAAAAGAAAGATTAGATTATTGGTAAGGAGACTAGACGGCTTCAATAGCTAGacttaaaagaaattaaatcacttaaaacataaatcaaaccGAAAAGAAATTAAACCACACTTAAACATAAAGCACACCGGTCTTAAAGCAGAATTAAACCACACTTAAAACATAAACCATACGGATCTTAAAGCAGAAACTAAACCACActtaaaacataaatcaaactTGTCATAGGGCAGAAATCAAACCGCAGGAACTAAACCAACAAGCAACACATCAGGAAACACAATCTGGTTCTCACGATAAGAAGATGATATCTCACCACCAATCACCAAAGTTGTAACGGCACGGTTCCTAGCCCAAAAATTTCTTAAGGAGAGCCCATTAAGACTGCAGCCCATTAGGGTAAATGACCTAGGATTCCctcctttttttataaatgaagcTGCCTCCTCTCATTTTTCTCTCATTCTGAAACTGGAGCGAAGCTCTAcagagatttagagagactaggaaaccctagccgtcaagcttctcttttcctttctctcttcttctctcacgcctctctctctctctctccctctcctttctctttccgttggatctcttcctctctcctcGCCGCGAGTCCCCCGAGAGCAAGCCGAGCCGCCGGTGGTGGTGGTCGTCGTCCAAGTGGTGGTGGGGTGATCGTCCGAGTGTGGTGATGGTGGTGGCTGTCTGGTGTTGTGGTGGTGACCAGATctcgtctctctcttgtttacttgttccagatctgttcagaCCTCATCCCCTTTGTCTCTTGTTCCAGATctagatctaggctaaggtggagtgtcttgaACCCATCTTGTTCCCATGTactgtatactcctttatgttggagttaggtttGATTAGACCCTGTTTGAGAGTTAGGATGACAGAACATGGTTATTACTAGGTtgatagatgaatggatcatgatgcataagaaccctcatactgTTAAATGGGACTTAATGAACTGTCTTGTGTTGTTGTGGTGATGATTGATTGGTAATCGatacttgtatgtttggatgtgtAGTCCCATGAGTGGTTTGTGATTAAAGCTAGGATGCTAGAAAGAAGTGAATGCTAAGATGATAGATGACTACTGATTGTTATTGATACTGTAAGTGAAACCTGAGTGtgatgtgtattgtgtgtgacatcgataacgggtggcgtctagtgaatgAGTTCAAGTACGAGTCTAAGTGTAAAGGAAAgtgaatgagaatgagaatggaTAAGTGAAAGTGAATAAGGATGTGAAAGGATAAGTGAATGTATAAGTGAATAACGTTAAGGTTAAGCATGGGTTGGGAAATCATATAGAGTCTAGAGGGAGTACGTGGGGTAATAGTTCTACGCTAGGCATCCATAGGAGCTGTGGtggaatccacaagaatatggaggCACCCATAGGAGCTGTGGtggaatccacaagaatatggggtagaagtcTAGCGAGAGCTACCCCCggagaaaagagaaaagatgagCCATCTGCGAGAGGCGggatataaaaacgtgcattGTAGAGTCCTTAGTTCATGGTCGGGTATCTGGGTGCTAAAGGTGTCATAAGATTGAGTCGGTCTGGTATGTCGAGTCGGTTAAGTCTATGGTTTGACGTATGTGacaatgagtgagatcattgtacTGATTGATCGCTAGGTTGTTAAAAATGTATAGAATTGAATGTGTGGAAAtaaatgatgatgatatgaaatgttaagatgcatcaactgattgtagtggctagtcagccctagttcccgcatagagtagtatagagtgtcatgcgggcaggctggtctagagtcacttcactgagtaacttgttgctcatcCCTCCCTTTCCATttccctgtgcgcaggactgtaagtagaagtatatggatgtgggtgtgacggtatttcaTAGAAGGTTATGCGTCCGTCGACTCttgggaccagtaacgggacacatatggttgtctaaatgagtagacacgtgtccataacgccctTTCAATAACCCCGGTCGGACGGCGGGGGATCGGGCCGTTACAAAAGTACTCCACCTCTGCACGTCGGGCATTCAGTTCTTCTCCAAATCCATTCGTAGATGCTCAAAGCAGTCGACCATCCTTACGACAAGGTTGCTCAAAGTACCAGCAGCTACGTTGAATCTTACAACACGGTATTCCATTTCGCTGGTCACAATAAAGTTGGCCATGATTTCCTGCATGGAGCACAAACTTTGTAAGAAAAACCAAAATGAAGCTCGTACAAACTTTGTAAGAAACCAAACTAAGAAGTGATatagaagaaaagagaaagatagCTTACCAGAGATGAGAGAAGAAGTTGAGTGATTTGGAAAAGTTAGAGAAACGGTTGTATTTATAGAGTGGATTGATTATTttgagtatatatatttatttttctttgaagCGCCAACgtaatataaaatgttttgagtatatatgtaaaaatgcattgagtatctctaatatataaaaagaactaAATTTGAGACTCATAAACTATGCCAcatcaacaaaaatatttatatccaatGAAATTGTCACATCATCAATATTTACATGTCATCATCTAACCCCATGAAATATGTATCCATTCCCTTCTCTAACGTTCCCGGTCTAACTCTTAAAGACAATCcaaaaatcctaaaaacaaCCGTTCATAAGTTCTGTAACGACTACTTAGATTCCTGAAAGccttatttaataataaaacattccatctctaatatataaaataaactaaatttgaGACTCATAGACTATGACacatcaataaaaatatttatatccaatGAAAGTGCAACATCATCAAAATTTACATGTCATCATCTAACCCCATGAAATCTGTATCCATTCCCTTCTCTAATGTTCTCGGTATAACTCCTAAAGACAatccaaaaaccctaaaaacaACCGTAATGTTTTACAGACAAGAAGCACGAATGTCAAGCAAATGGATGGTAGTTACTTGCATGATTTTCTTCGACCACAAACCCTAGATAGTAAAATCTCTTATGACATAACTTTTGATAATCAAAAACACTATAACAACATATTTTATTCTGAAATAAAGTTGCACTTTATTTTACCTTTAAGAACAATGAGCTGGCTCATACAATAACATGCATTGTGAATTATAAATCGCAGGTTAATTTTAAAGTGTTTAAAGTAGTTTGTCTCATGTTGCTAATGATATGTATCTGCTATagttgttttgatgttttattatatGCTCACAGTATCCGCACTCGTATGAAGATGCCAATGGAGATGACCACTCAAGTAAGGTTTTGTGGATTCTTTTTAGGTGAGATCAAgagacaaacaatttttttcaatGGTGTCAAATCAGACTAATGCAATGAAAAACTGGATTTGGGAGTCATCTATTAATGGAAAGTGCAGAATCAAACAAAAATGGTTTACTCAACTTGCTCTAATAATATCAGCAACAACAAACATATATGCAACTTCTCTCTTTCATCCCTTCTCTAAATAATAAACACATTAACAACTAACGTAGTTTCCACCCCAAACATTGTCCACGCCTTGAAAGGCAAATGTTACTCACGTGCCTGAAACCAAACTCCTTATACAGTCTCACCAACTTCTATGCAACCACTCAAGCAAAGACATGTTCAAGTCTACCATTCTCACAATATGATTCATTGACAAAATCAACTTTAAAATTAGTAtctaattaatgatattttaaaaaaattctcaaaataagctaccaaagaaataaaaagaaaaatatctaaaagcttttattttttttgctaaaaaaatatctaaaaattaaaagacaTATATACTAACTTATCGAAACTAACTTCAAAAGAGTccaacaaaacaacaaaacaacaaaacaatattAACAAGTTTTATTTTACGGTAGATCACATGAGAATCATACTCCCAaactaaattagaaaaaataacaaataaaaaacatcaataaaaaatttaacttgATATGGAAGCTctttgaaaaaagaaacatgaaaatgtttagctaatagttttttttaaacatgtctTAAGGAATGCACAActttaaaataatcatatttatcaaaaagaaaaaatcaatgtaaaaataaattagaaaaggaaaatactATCTAAAATTAGTTGATATCTATGCTaaatttttgaagaaataacatgaaatatttttaaatgaatcatAGATTATGTCAAACATACGGAAATTggatatatcaaaataaaataatagtcgTCAATATAATTAACCTGATAAAAttgaaagagaaaagaagataCATGgagaaaatattgaaaataaaacaataaaaacatcaaattattaaaaaaaataaataaaaatttgaaatacaaaATCTATCAATATAACAATGTTTTAAAAAGGGAAATACCAAAATACCACATTCCTAATACTGGGTTTTTGGAATATGGAATTTAGGATtcgaataaatatataaatgaataattatttagaaaattaaaaatgagtttccaaaagaattttaaaatttcaaaagataattaaaaaacaaattcaaaaaaatttattagaaatttcgaatttgaaaaagtataattcaaaaacataattttttatttatttaaataattatttattatacatataaagcAAGGTCTTTTGATTCTCAATGAagaggtatttttgaaaatgtttatttaataaaagtaaacatgaataatgataCCCATAATGtagtaaatatgaaaaatttattttttaaaatgtctttttagtgaaggtaaacataaataatgtatcaggtggtaaatatgaaaatttctttaaaaattataattaaatatttcatcTATAATCACctgcattatttttttaaacattccAAGCTTTTTTGCTCTAtattaattcaaaataattttaaatattcaaaataatttaaaacttaaaatttttataatatagaatCTGCGCCACGGATCTAGTATATGTAAAAATGCACTGAGTATATAAGCAATTAAGTACATACAATTGTTTTCTATGTACACGCATGTGCGTCTGTAATATTACATGTTTGAGAGTgacataatattaataaataaaaagaaataaataaagttcAACAGTGACTTATTTCTACTGGCTAAGATGATTTAAATGAAAAGGAAATGTGGAGTTATTGGTCTCTGGCACCTCTCTGTATACAGTTTCCGAAACACAAAACTGAAACTATAGCCAAAATAAGAACTATactcttaataattaattattcacTCGCTTTGTTGTTTTCTGCAA
This region of Brassica napus cultivar Da-Ae chromosome C5, Da-Ae, whole genome shotgun sequence genomic DNA includes:
- the LOC106398814 gene encoding uncharacterized protein LOC106398814; its protein translation is MGCSLNGLSLRNFWARNRAVTTLVIGGEISSSYRENQIVFPDVLLVGLVPAVPTACCICSTNPESRDHLMLSCSFALTLWSEIRRRLQCAVPAFSDWSDLIQWSCSSSPAAPMQLRMLVVQALVYSVWRQRNNMFHNQLITPPLVVFRDINRHVINTINAFRTRKKFKDLMTFWLI